TTGGCGTCAATTCTGTCAGCCACTTCCTGAGCGTCCACACCCTTTTCGACCTTGACGTAGATGTTTGAGATTGAATCCTCATCATCCATCAGCTCTCCGACCTTGGAGATTGATGTGAACACTCCGCCGGCCATGTTTGAGTCTCCGGTTTCATAGATTCCGACAACCTCAAATTCCTCGCCGTCCACTTCAATGGTGTCTCCAACCTTGTAATCATTATCCTCAGCATATATCTCACCGAGGATTACTTCATTGGCATCGTCTTCAAATATCCTACCATCCTTCATTGAGATGTCTGCCAATGTTGTGCCTGCAGGGTCGATTCCGATCAGAGTATTCATGTAATCGTCACCGACTGATGTCAAAACGACATAAATCGGATAGGCCTCATCCACACCTTCAACGGCTGCAATCTTGTCTGTCCATGAGGCGTCTATGGTGTTTGTCCCATAGGCCGAATCCCCAGTTTCCTTTCCTGAAATCGAAAAGTCGGCACCCCCTGCATGGATTGTATCCTCAAAGGTATTTACCAAACCGTCTGTGATTCCACCAAGAGCCACAATGACAATGATGCCTATTGCGATGCCCACAATGGCAAGTATTGCACTGTTCTTTCTCCTGAATGGATTTTTAAGAATAAATTTTAAAAATGACATAATACTAAATAGTAGTGTAATATATAAATAACTAATCACGGCATTGATTAAGATGCAAAAATGAGGTATTGAAATGCACAAGAAAGTACTTTTAGAAAACGTTGAAAAAATCCACACAACAGAAATGGGCATTGGAAGGATTCAGAAGAATCTGGGAATTGATGAGGAGCCCGTAAGCTACTGCATTTCAAAATTAAAACAGGACAATTCAATTGTCAACAAAGAAGGTAAAAATTACTACGTTGATGTTGACGACTGCATAATAACAATTAATTCAAGCAGCTTTACAATAATCACAGCCCATAAAAAATAGGTTTCAATTATTCTTCTTAATCAATTCTTCTAACTTTTCAAGGTTATCGTTAACCTCATCGAATTTGTTATTCAAATCCTCAAATCTGTCATCATAATCTTTAAGTTTGCCTTTAAATTGCCTCTTTAGAATGGCTGCAGTCAATGTTGCGGTACCTGCACCTGAAATGATAAAACCCATCCAAGCCAATACCATACTGTTTACTTTTCCAACTTCAGAATGTCCCAGCACTGCATAACCGTTACTGGTAAATGCATTGGAAACCATAACGATTGCATCTAAAGGAGTTTTCGTTTCTACAATTGATGTGATGATGAAACTGAAAAAGACTATTGCATACAATAAGATGACACCTATTCCCAAGGTATGCAATTCAGTGTATTCATCAAATTTATCAAAATAATATTTCATGAAGTATAGGAAGACAGGAATATGAATCAAATCTATAAAACCTACCAGTGGAGTGCCGAATAACAGATAATGCAAAGCTCCATAAGGAACCAACAACAGTAAAATCAGTTTATGTACGGTTGTGCTTTTATCGATTGTTGCTGCAATATAAAGTGAAAGAGTGACATCCAATATTGCAAAATAAAAGGTGTCCATATTCACATATATTAATGTATACATCACATTAATGAAACATGCAGTCATCAGTGCCAAATAAGCTACCTGACGCAATGTGTGAACTTCCTCCTCCGGAAGATACTCATTCAAATTAAAATATTTATTTTTAGTTATGGGTCTTTTTTTAACAATGAATGCTCCAACCGCCGTTAAAATTAAAAATAATATGATTTCAATAAGTATGCGCACCACGGTTGTTGACATAAACCAGTTTTCCAATTCAATTCACCTTATATTATTTATGAAAGTCATTATTAAAAATTTTTTTGATGCCTCGAAATTGGTGTGAAGATTTTGTTTTTGAATGATGATTAGTCAATTCTTGTGGGTTCGTTTAAAGAGTTCTCAGAATAGTTCAAAAAAGTCTTAAATGTTAAAAAAAGTAAAAAAAAAGAAGAGATTATAAATCTCTTTTAAATTTATTCATCCATGTCTTCAAATCTGGATTCTAATTTTTCCATTACACCAGGAAGTGAAGTGTATTCCATTTCTTCAGCAGGTAATCTGTGAGGTTCGAATGGACCGTGTCTTCTGATGTAAGTTGCGATTTTAGCAGCTTGTTCACGGGTTGGGTCGAATGCAGGGTCGTCAAATAAGTCGACTGGTCCGATCAATTCACCGTTAGCTACTTGGAAACCTAATCCTACTACTCTAGGTGGTCCGTCGAATCTGATTGGGTTTGCTTCCATTTCAGATACCGGCATCATTGGACCGTTGTGGGATCCTCTCATCCATCCACTTACCATGTGTGGGAATGCAAATGGATCTACACATTCACCGTTAGCAGGGAAACCAGATTGTGCTCTTACGATACATACTGGGTCGTCTTTACCAACGTATTCTCCAGCCATTAAGTTTAACCTTTCAGTACTTATTGCAGCTGCGATTTCACCGTTTTTCTTCCATACTCTTTTGATTACGTATCTTCCGGTGGAACCAATTAATGCAAGCAAGTCGTACATTTCTTCAGGACAGTTAAGGATAACTTTTCTGTGTTCGATTACATCGAATACTTCAAATTTGAATCCATCATGTAATGATGGGTCAATAACTAATCCTGCAGTGTTGAATGGGTCTGCGAACATTCTGAATACTGGTAAGTTGAATGCACCAGGTTCGGTTTTGTCACAGCAGAATACTAAAACAGGGTCGGATGGCCTTTCTTCGAATTCCATTTCAGCGACACCAGGTCCCATACCTTTGATGTTTCCAGAGAAGGTATCGGATAACAAGTCTTGACCTGCACCGTATAATTTTAATTCACGTGCCCTTTCGGTAGCTTTCATGAATGCGTCATATGCGGTTTTGTGTACTTCTTCGTTTTCTACCCCTTTGTCGTGGGTCATGATTAAGTCTATGTCGTCTCCGCAACGGGAAACATAGTAATCTTTTATGATACCTGCTTCTAATGCGTCAGCTAAAACTTCGTCACAAATTTCCATTAAATCAGGGTGTGCGACACAGTGTCCGGACACACTTCCGATATCAGCTTTAATTACACTAACAGTAGTTTTCATTTTAAATACCTCGAATTAGTAAATTATTATTTACTAGACATTTATTATTTTTGATTTGGATAGTATTTAATTATTATGATTAGAATTATGTAATTTAAAAAAAAAGTGAAAGAAAAGAATATTAATCTAATTTTCTAATATTCTCAAAGGCCTTTTCTATTTCAACATCCTGGTTCATGGCCTCGCAAGCCTCCTTAACGCGCTCTAAATCCGCACGGGTTTCAGGATATTTTGGAACTGCACTGCACCCTCCATCATCTATTTTGGAGATTTCGAACGTTCCGATTTCCTTAGCAATGGCAGTGATTTCCTCCTTGTCAAGCCCTATCAACGGTGACAATATCGGCATTTCAACGCCGTATCTTGTTGCAAGGATGTTTGACAGTGTCTGTGATGCGACCTGGCCAACGCTGCTTCCGTCAACTATTGCATCTGCACCTAGCTTTTGTGCCAATTTCTCCGCTATGTGATACATTCCGGACTTGCACAAAACACAGGTCATCTTTTCAGGGGCGTTGTCCTTGGCGGCCTGCAGATACTCACCGTAATCGATTACTCGCTTTTTGATTGGAGTTCCCTTGGCGTAAATGTTTAGTTGGTCAACGAGTTGGTTGAAAAGCTCTGTGACCTTCGGACCTGCGAAAGGATCGTTGTTGCAGTGAAGCGCAACAACCTCACATCCCCTTTTCATCATAAGATATGCAGCTACAGGAGAGTCTATTCCGCTTGATAAAAGCACAACGACTTTTCCCTGTGTTCCCAAAGGCAATCCGCCAGGGCCTTTAATCTTTTCATGGAAAATGAAAGTCCTCTCTTCACGGACTTCAACGAATATTGTCAAATCAGGATTTGTCAAGTCAACCGGTGCCAGAACCACATCCCTTACGACACCACCGCAATGGGCAGCCATTTCCTGGGAGGTGAAATCATGTTTACCCACGCGACGGCACTTGATTGCGAATTTTGTGTTCTCGTCAATCAGATTCTCACTGACCAAATCCTCCACATACTCTGTCAATGTTTTATCAATGTCTTCATAACTTGTATGTGTTGAAGTTGCGGGAGAGTATGACACGACACCGAACACCCGGTTCAGCTTTTCCACACCGTCTTCAAAATCATCAGGACAAATATAGATTCTTCCCTGGTTTCTTTCTACATCGCATTCAAAAGTAGCTTTGATATTCTTAACTAGCTTTCTTTCAAAACGTGACCTTATTTTAGGACTTTTAAGTCCTATTTCACCATATCTAGCAATTATTAAATCATAATTCATTCAAACAACTCTTAAAGTTTAGTACACGCTGAAAAAAACAGTAATCCCTTCTATACTAGTTTTAAATATAACAGCAAGTATAATCTTTCAAAATCAATGTTAATAAAATTTTTGTAGTGGCAGAACCGTAATGTAAAATTATTTTTATGTAGATTCATAAAATGTAATATATCCAATACATTTAAGGTGACAGAATGAAAATGAAGAATTTAATAGGAATCATGGCAATAGCCATTCTGACATTGCTATGCATCGGAGGGGTTTGCGCCACAGAGGATGGCGATAATCTGAGCATTGACAATAATGATTCTCAAATAAAGTATAGCGATGACTTTAATGAGATAAATGGAAATTCGAGTGGAGAAACCGGTTTTGCAGATGGCAATGCATCAACCACAACTGACCAAAACACCACACAACAGAATGCTCCCAAAAGCGAGAAAATCAATCCAACTGTCTTTTGCAGCCAGGAATTCATACACAAAAAAAGCAAAACATTCAAAGTGAAAGTGTACAGCTACAATGATGATTCCAAACTTGTATACCATAAAAACCTCAAACTAACGGTTAAGGTCAAAATCGGCAAAAAGACCAAAACTTACCATGTCAAAACCAACAATAAAGGGGAAGCAAAGATATTGAACGTCAAAAACCTGAAAGTCGGAACATACAAGGTTACCGTGACCACCCCCGACAAGAGGTTCAAGATAAAGGAAACAGGACACATATTTATTTACGGCAAAGCCAAAAAGAAAACCACAATCAAGATGAAGAAAAACAAATATGGAATTGAAGCAACCAAGAAACTAAACAAAAGGGATGTTCTCTGGACATTCTACGAACCTAGGGATGCTCAATTCAAAAAAGGCGTGTACGCAAAAACTTATGATGTCAAAAATCCTCTTGACGGATTCCCTCATTCCATGATTTACAAGGCAAAATTCTACTTTAAAAACAAAAAGACTGGAAAAATCATTTCAAAGACAGCAAAATTAAAAGCGGACAAATTCTATGGTTGGAAAGACATAAAAGTAAAACCTATTAAAGGCTACAAACCAATCGAAACAAAAGTTTGGTATTTAACCAGATAAGAGATTAACACTCTCTTATTTTATCTTTTTAAAAAAAAATAAGGAAGGATAAAAGGATTATCCTTGAATTAAATCAACTGCAGTTTGGATGGCCTCATCCATTTTGTCTGCATTTTTACCTGCACCCTGTGCCAAGGTCAAACGGCCACCGCCGCCACCACCTAAAACGCCTGCTGCAGTCTTGATGATCTCATTGATTTTGACTCCACTGTCGATTGCACTTTGTGAAGCCGCACCAACGATTTTACCGTCGCTGTTTCCCATGATGACAACATCGGCCTTGCCGTTGTCAGTGAAGTCGGTTGCCATTTTCTGAAGCTCCTTGAAGTCAGCCTCAATCAGCTGGTGAACAACCTTCAAGCCGTTGATTTCATCGTATTCGTCTGCCAATGAGTTCATCTTTAAGCTTGCAATCTCTGATTTCAGACGGTCAATCTCATTTTTCTGTGCTTTCCATTCGGAGAAGAACCTGTCACAGGTTTTTGGCAACTGGTCGTTTTCAACCTTGAAGATTCCTGAACTTTCACGCAGGATTTCACCGTCATGCTGCATTGAATCGATTGCCGCAAGCCCTGCTGAAAAGTCAATCCTCTCAACACCGTCCTGAACCCTTTCGGTCTTGTTGATCTTAATCGGCCCGACCACACCTGTCCTCAGTACGTGTGTACCTGCACATGCCTGAACGTCGACTCCAGGAACTTTGACCACACGAATCATTTTTCCAGGAACGATACCCCCCTGGTATAGTACGAATCCGTATAATTCCTGTGCCTCGTCCCTTGTGTGGAACTGGATGTCCAAGTCGATGTTGTCCATTACGTATTCATTGGCCAATTTCTCGATTTCATTCAGCTCTTCCTGTGTGATACGTTTATAATGTGAAAGGTCGATACGTGCACGGGTTAGGCCGTTTTGTGACCCTGCCTGCCAGATGTGCTGACCAAGCACTTTTCTTGCCGCTGCAATGACCAGGTGTGTTCCTGTGTGGTGGCGTGCAAGGGTTATCCTTCTTGTCCAGTCAAGTTTGCCTGTGACTTTTTTGCCAACCATGTCATCAGTCACGTCACCATCTACATGGTGCAATACGACATTGTCAATCTTTTCAGCATGATTCATTTTAAAGACATTTCCGTCTATGGAAACCTCACCTATGTCTGAAGGTTGGCCTCCTCCTTCAGGGTAGAATACTGTTTTATCGAAGATTAAACATTTGTCCCCATCTTTTTCAACTAATCCTAAAACTTCCGCTTCGAACTCTTCTTGGTAGAAATCTTTATAGAACAATAAATCGGTTTCAGGGAAGTCTACTTTAAATGTGGATTTCTTGTTTGTTGTGTCCTTCTCGTGAGCTCCTGCAACCTGTGTGAAGAAATTATCCGGAACATTTACGGTAAATCCGTCACCTGCCATCTCAACGACTGTTTCAGGAGGAATTCCATGGGCATCATACAAATCAATCAGCATGTCAAGAGGCATTTCTGATTTGCCCTCTTTCTTAAGTCTTTTGATGGACCTTTTGACTATGCTTCTTCCTTTTTTGACTGTTGCTGCGTATCTTTCCTCTTCAAGAGTGATGATGTTCATGATGTGCTCCTCGGAGTCGCGAATCTCAGGATAGAACTTGGACAGGAAATCAAGCTGTATTGCCATGACATCAGCCAGGGATTCCTTCATGTCCAATTCCTTCATGAACCTGATGGTTCTTCTTAAAACCAGTCTTGCCAGGTATCCCTCTTTCACGTTTGAAGGAATGATTCCGTCTGCAATCATGAATGCAAGGCATCTTGTGTGGTCGGCAATGATGTAGATTGCCTCCATAGGTTCTGCCGCCTTCAGGTACTCTTCCAATGACAAGTCGAGGCTGTCAGCCACTTGCTGCCTGAGTTCCTTCAGGTCCCCAATATCCTCGATATCCATCATTCCGGCGATTTGCGCATTTCTTCCTTGAATGTCCTCGTTGATCTCAACTCCGGTCAACTCTTTTAGCTTGTCAACAACAGGAGCGAAGCATGCGTCATAGGCTGTTGGAGTTCCCTGTGAAATCCATGCGATTCTCTCAAGACCGTAACCGGTGTCCACAACCTTGATTGGGATTTCCTTCTTGGATCCATCCTCAAGAGTTTCGTATTGGATGAATACCAAAGTGGCAAGTTCCACACCACGGCAGCAAACCTCATAACAAGGTCCCTCATTACCTCCGCCTGCCCACCAGGACTTGATGAAGGTAATCTCCTCAGTGTTGATTCCAATGTGTTCGAAGAATTTGTGGCACAATTCGATTGTGCGGTCTTCCCAGTAAATGAAATCGTCTTCCTTGTTGATGACTGTGTGGGTTCCCATTGTGAAGCAGGTCATGTGACGGCCTGTCCTACCGACGTTGTCCACATCGTTCAGTCTGATTGAAGGTTGGGCCATTTCAATAGGATTTGCCGGAGGCTTGACAAGGCCGGAGGTAATCCAAGGCTGGAAACAGAAGATTGATGCTCCAACTAAAAATACGTCATCTCTCCATCTTTTAGCCAAAACGGGATATCTTGGGACATGTGTGTGTCCTTCACTTTCTAAAAATTCTCTAAAAACTTTCTGGATCTCATATAAATTGTATGGCTTGTCGGTTGCAGGATTTGCAATAAACTCATACTCATCACATGGAGCGTCCCCGCAAGTGTCTCTATCCACCTGTGAGTAAAACTCCTGTCCGCAAGTTTTACATGTTTGTTTTTTATAACCAAGTTCGTCAAAAATTTCTACCATATTAATCATTAATAACTATATTTTTTAATTAATAAATAATTAATGAAAAATCGGTTAGAAAAAACAGTAAAAATAAAGTTTCGTAAAAAAAGTATCAAAAATAGTCAAATTTTATACA
Above is a genomic segment from Methanobrevibacter thaueri containing:
- a CDS encoding ABC transporter permease, with the translated sequence MSFLKFILKNPFRRKNSAILAIVGIAIGIIVIVALGGITDGLVNTFEDTIHAGGADFSISGKETGDSAYGTNTIDASWTDKIAAVEGVDEAYPIYVVLTSVGDDYMNTLIGIDPAGTTLADISMKDGRIFEDDANEVILGEIYAEDNDYKVGDTIEVDGEEFEVVGIYETGDSNMAGGVFTSISKVGELMDDEDSISNIYVKVEKGVDAQEVADRIDAKYGDNITTITSVMEMTQMADMLNMLQASTWAISLLAIIVGGLGIINTMLMSVFERTREIGVLKAVGWSDKRILGMIVGESLVITIVSAIIGSLIGFGACTLLAPQMGIDPLFTPKIFIQAFSIAIVVGIIGGIYPAIKAVKLPPTEALRYE
- the fbp gene encoding fructose-1,6-bisphosphate aldolase/phosphatase, with the protein product MKTTVSVIKADIGSVSGHCVAHPDLMEICDEVLADALEAGIIKDYYVSRCGDDIDLIMTHDKGVENEEVHKTAYDAFMKATERARELKLYGAGQDLLSDTFSGNIKGMGPGVAEMEFEERPSDPVLVFCCDKTEPGAFNLPVFRMFADPFNTAGLVIDPSLHDGFKFEVFDVIEHRKVILNCPEEMYDLLALIGSTGRYVIKRVWKKNGEIAAAISTERLNLMAGEYVGKDDPVCIVRAQSGFPANGECVDPFAFPHMVSGWMRGSHNGPMMPVSEMEANPIRFDGPPRVVGLGFQVANGELIGPVDLFDDPAFDPTREQAAKIATYIRRHGPFEPHRLPAEEMEYTSLPGVMEKLESRFEDMDE
- the thiI gene encoding tRNA uracil 4-sulfurtransferase ThiI, which encodes MNYDLIIARYGEIGLKSPKIRSRFERKLVKNIKATFECDVERNQGRIYICPDDFEDGVEKLNRVFGVVSYSPATSTHTSYEDIDKTLTEYVEDLVSENLIDENTKFAIKCRRVGKHDFTSQEMAAHCGGVVRDVVLAPVDLTNPDLTIFVEVREERTFIFHEKIKGPGGLPLGTQGKVVVLLSSGIDSPVAAYLMMKRGCEVVALHCNNDPFAGPKVTELFNQLVDQLNIYAKGTPIKKRVIDYGEYLQAAKDNAPEKMTCVLCKSGMYHIAEKLAQKLGADAIVDGSSVGQVASQTLSNILATRYGVEMPILSPLIGLDKEEITAIAKEIGTFEISKIDDGGCSAVPKYPETRADLERVKEACEAMNQDVEIEKAFENIRKLD
- the alaS gene encoding alanine--tRNA ligase, with product MINMVEIFDELGYKKQTCKTCGQEFYSQVDRDTCGDAPCDEYEFIANPATDKPYNLYEIQKVFREFLESEGHTHVPRYPVLAKRWRDDVFLVGASIFCFQPWITSGLVKPPANPIEMAQPSIRLNDVDNVGRTGRHMTCFTMGTHTVINKEDDFIYWEDRTIELCHKFFEHIGINTEEITFIKSWWAGGGNEGPCYEVCCRGVELATLVFIQYETLEDGSKKEIPIKVVDTGYGLERIAWISQGTPTAYDACFAPVVDKLKELTGVEINEDIQGRNAQIAGMMDIEDIGDLKELRQQVADSLDLSLEEYLKAAEPMEAIYIIADHTRCLAFMIADGIIPSNVKEGYLARLVLRRTIRFMKELDMKESLADVMAIQLDFLSKFYPEIRDSEEHIMNIITLEEERYAATVKKGRSIVKRSIKRLKKEGKSEMPLDMLIDLYDAHGIPPETVVEMAGDGFTVNVPDNFFTQVAGAHEKDTTNKKSTFKVDFPETDLLFYKDFYQEEFEAEVLGLVEKDGDKCLIFDKTVFYPEGGGQPSDIGEVSIDGNVFKMNHAEKIDNVVLHHVDGDVTDDMVGKKVTGKLDWTRRITLARHHTGTHLVIAAARKVLGQHIWQAGSQNGLTRARIDLSHYKRITQEELNEIEKLANEYVMDNIDLDIQFHTRDEAQELYGFVLYQGGIVPGKMIRVVKVPGVDVQACAGTHVLRTGVVGPIKINKTERVQDGVERIDFSAGLAAIDSMQHDGEILRESSGIFKVENDQLPKTCDRFFSEWKAQKNEIDRLKSEIASLKMNSLADEYDEINGLKVVHQLIEADFKELQKMATDFTDNGKADVVIMGNSDGKIVGAASQSAIDSGVKINEIIKTAAGVLGGGGGGRLTLAQGAGKNADKMDEAIQTAVDLIQG
- a CDS encoding DUF3781 domain-containing protein, producing MHKKVLLENVEKIHTTEMGIGRIQKNLGIDEEPVSYCISKLKQDNSIVNKEGKNYYVDVDDCIITINSSSFTIITAHKK